A portion of the Acidisarcina polymorpha genome contains these proteins:
- a CDS encoding DUF1501 domain-containing protein, giving the protein MNRRSFIRTASLAAAGHAAGLRPFGMMNAFAQGSSDYKALVCIFLFGGNDANNTIIPFDTADYASYAKIRGPLALAQNTLLPLTPLPNYALNPNLPDIQSLFNNGKAAIVANVGTLVQPLTRTQYLASQSLAPSSLFSHPDQQLQWQNYPQSGATPTGWAGRIADYMAPIYNPNGQVPMVTSCDGDTLFCDGASTSPVAVIPGSVQTGKCSETASMCTSRQATAQQILSFESGVSLVQADNNITANAYKYDGILATALQSATLQTQFPNDGALGSQLQQIAQMIKVGPSLGISRQIFFAGVGNFDTHAAQLSVQSSLLAMISPAIGAFYAATQELGVANQVTTFTMSDFNRAYQPNGNNGSDHAWGSSLFVLGGAVKGGKVYGTMPTLALGGPDDSGSNGRWVPTTASVQYAATLASWFGVPAAELASIFPNISNFPTANLGFLG; this is encoded by the coding sequence ATGAATCGTCGCAGCTTTATTCGCACCGCATCGTTAGCAGCCGCCGGACACGCCGCCGGCTTACGTCCCTTCGGCATGATGAACGCTTTCGCTCAAGGCTCCTCCGACTACAAGGCGCTCGTCTGCATCTTCCTGTTCGGGGGAAATGACGCCAACAATACCATCATCCCCTTCGACACCGCCGACTATGCCAGCTATGCGAAAATTCGCGGCCCCCTGGCGCTTGCCCAGAACACGCTGCTGCCGCTGACGCCCCTGCCGAACTACGCCCTCAATCCGAATTTGCCCGACATTCAGTCGCTCTTCAATAATGGAAAGGCCGCGATCGTGGCCAACGTCGGCACCCTGGTGCAGCCGCTGACCCGCACCCAATACCTGGCCTCGCAGTCGCTTGCGCCGAGCAGCCTGTTCTCGCATCCCGACCAGCAATTGCAGTGGCAGAACTATCCTCAGTCGGGGGCGACGCCCACCGGCTGGGCCGGCCGCATCGCCGACTACATGGCCCCCATCTACAATCCGAACGGGCAAGTTCCGATGGTCACCTCCTGTGACGGGGACACCTTGTTCTGCGACGGCGCGTCCACTTCGCCGGTTGCGGTGATTCCTGGAAGCGTACAAACGGGTAAGTGCTCCGAGACCGCCTCCATGTGCACTTCCAGACAGGCCACTGCCCAGCAGATCCTTAGTTTTGAGAGCGGCGTTTCGCTCGTCCAGGCCGACAACAACATCACCGCCAATGCCTATAAATACGATGGAATTCTGGCCACCGCCCTGCAGTCGGCCACTCTCCAAACTCAATTTCCGAACGACGGAGCGCTCGGATCGCAGCTTCAACAGATTGCGCAGATGATTAAGGTCGGACCCTCTTTGGGCATCAGCCGGCAGATCTTCTTTGCCGGTGTCGGGAACTTCGACACCCATGCCGCCCAGCTTTCGGTCCAGAGCAGCCTGCTCGCCATGATCAGCCCGGCCATCGGGGCTTTCTACGCGGCCACCCAGGAGCTGGGAGTCGCCAACCAGGTCACGACCTTCACCATGTCGGACTTCAACCGGGCCTATCAGCCCAACGGCAACAACGGGAGCGACCACGCCTGGGGAAGCAGCCTCTTCGTGCTTGGCGGCGCCGTGAAAGGCGGAAAGGTCTATGGAACCATGCCCACTCTCGCTCTCGGCGGACCGGACGACTCCGGCAGCAACGGCCGCTGGGTCCCCACCACAGCTTCCGTACAATACGCCGCCACCCTGGCTTCCTGGTTCGGCGTACCGGCCGCTGAGCTGGCGAGCATCTTTCCTAATATCAGCAATTTCCCCACCGCCAATCTCGGCTTCTTAGGGTAG
- a CDS encoding alpha/beta fold hydrolase translates to MTAHGTQWIGEDAEPRGNHQEVSPERQAPSAKPVVFVLPGLGGEEDPELEKFWAPSRDKLEILSLRYVDWTDLVRENCDFSSVVTHVKRQIENRLPAGPVRMAGYSIGGHLAYALAVSFQAEGRPVVCVVLLDSPAELSSLTPPFRKRMKARLDGLLAFNPRASLASLFAKVLIREQMHPLLRRFSHYRSKHLPFRFDTFLHRKITMQLIRRIFPAWWGSLTSQGIPLTMPTFLFRSGEHEPYEADDLGWQKYCPDLKVIPVPGTHRGMLDPSINGPLRAAFLQAMK, encoded by the coding sequence ATGACAGCTCACGGAACCCAATGGATTGGCGAAGATGCTGAACCACGCGGAAACCACCAAGAAGTCTCACCCGAGAGGCAGGCTCCTAGCGCGAAACCTGTGGTCTTCGTGCTTCCTGGACTTGGGGGGGAAGAAGATCCAGAGCTTGAAAAATTCTGGGCTCCTTCTCGAGACAAGCTGGAGATTTTATCGCTCCGGTACGTTGACTGGACGGACCTAGTCAGAGAGAACTGCGACTTCTCCTCGGTCGTCACCCATGTGAAGAGACAAATCGAGAACCGGCTGCCGGCCGGGCCAGTGAGGATGGCGGGGTATTCAATCGGAGGTCATCTCGCGTACGCGCTGGCCGTCAGTTTCCAGGCAGAAGGCAGACCGGTTGTGTGTGTCGTGCTTCTTGACTCTCCGGCAGAGCTCAGCAGCCTTACCCCTCCGTTTCGCAAAAGGATGAAGGCGCGCCTGGACGGACTTCTTGCCTTCAACCCAAGAGCGTCACTTGCATCGCTTTTCGCGAAAGTACTTATTCGAGAACAGATGCACCCTTTGTTGCGCCGCTTCTCCCACTACCGAAGCAAGCACCTACCATTCCGTTTTGACACCTTTCTTCACCGAAAAATAACGATGCAGCTCATACGGCGGATCTTCCCTGCTTGGTGGGGCTCGTTGACATCGCAAGGAATACCGCTAACGATGCCTACCTTCTTATTTCGGTCAGGAGAACACGAACCGTATGAGGCGGATGATCTCGGATGGCAGAAATATTGCCCAGATCTAAAGGTCATTCCGGTACCCGGCACGCATCGTGGAATGCTGGATCCTTCCATCAATGGTCCCCTTCGAGCAGCGTTCCTTCAAGCGATGAAGTAA
- a CDS encoding chitobiase/beta-hexosaminidase C-terminal domain-containing protein, which produces MGMYGWFASGVACLRSCVSTAKNVSIRYAVYNLLAILGLVAFGAGAEAQLAVTTAHNDIARTGQNLSETILTPANVNTTQFGRLFSQPVSGLVYAQPLYVSQVAIPNKGTHNVVYVATTRNNVYAFDADDNGGVDATPLWSKNLTASGFQANFGVVGTPVIDLPSSTIYMVSSEASTSSSTDQFRLHALDITTGAEKLGGPVVIQASVTGSGSGSAGGVLAFNPASHYQRPGLLLLNGVLYIAFGSVNDNGAWHGWILSYKGANLQQIDAFCTTPNGASGGIWMGGAGLAAEVNSSTSAYGRMFLTTGNGTFSANSPYTSAMSYGMSVLNLDLTGGVMTVKDEFTPFNEAKLDGEDGDIGSGGLVLLPAQTLQSGGTLNPLVQMGKSGMIYILNRNNLGGFNASGDRVVQEVQTPESGSENWGTGIWGQPAFWNNNIYFGGVQYAGSSSGTNNSLTAYSFVNGLLSNTPVSTTAEQFAYPGPTPSVSANGTSNGIVWVLKNDAYTTGGDGVMLAYDATNLENLLYSTNANLSRDDPGGAVKFTVPTVANGKVYVGATNLIDIYGLLSSEPTAPAPNITPSARFTGSQSVSMSDSVATCNIYYTTDGSIPTASSTLYTGTFKITASETINAICSATDYLQSPVSSSTFSSTANAANPVFSLAGGTYSGTQMLTITDSSAGATIYYTVNGATPTTSSAVYKNPIPISISETVQAMAIAPGLLSSSTISASYTINPVYTIDFSNGFSQAQGPMQFNGSTDLDDFRLQLTNGGQNETGSAFYAMPVNVQAFTTDFTFQLSNPAGDGITFTIQNSGPTALGSAKSDLGYTTIQHSMCIKFDLVDKAGQGPDGTGLFTNGNTPRSTEIDMTGTGIDLHSGDYISAHMTYDGLNLVMTLTDDFTLATWSHSFPINIPAVVGSKTAYVGFTGSTGGQTASQKLTYWTYLAGQPVVPNYPVGFDGIGLALNGNSSVAGTALHLTTNATNQTSSAFFGVPVNVTAFTSDFDFQFSNAVAEGFAFVIQNASPTALGSGGGGLGYATIPTSTAIKFDIFSDAGEGTDSTGVYANGAMPTVPAVNLTPTNVVIGNGDVFHVHVTYDGKTLTWTLTDIGSASHHDTTQSTSISIPQTIGSNTAYIGFTGSTGSKTAIENILDWTYSNP; this is translated from the coding sequence ATGGGAATGTATGGGTGGTTTGCCTCTGGAGTTGCGTGTTTACGAAGCTGCGTCTCTACCGCCAAGAATGTATCAATCCGGTATGCAGTTTATAACCTCCTGGCGATACTAGGATTAGTGGCCTTTGGCGCAGGTGCAGAAGCTCAGCTTGCGGTGACTACCGCGCACAACGACATTGCCCGGACGGGACAGAACCTGAGTGAGACGATCCTCACCCCCGCAAATGTGAACACAACCCAGTTTGGCAGGCTGTTCTCGCAACCGGTCTCAGGGCTGGTTTACGCACAGCCGCTCTATGTATCGCAGGTGGCAATTCCCAACAAAGGTACTCACAATGTCGTTTACGTGGCGACCACGCGGAACAACGTCTACGCGTTCGACGCAGATGACAACGGCGGCGTGGATGCGACTCCGTTATGGTCGAAGAACCTTACGGCGAGTGGCTTTCAGGCTAACTTCGGAGTCGTAGGCACGCCGGTTATCGACCTTCCTTCCAGCACGATCTACATGGTCAGTTCGGAGGCCTCCACTTCGAGTTCGACAGACCAGTTTCGTCTGCACGCCCTGGATATCACGACGGGCGCAGAGAAACTTGGCGGGCCGGTCGTCATCCAGGCATCCGTTACTGGTTCGGGCAGTGGCAGCGCCGGGGGAGTTCTGGCATTCAATCCGGCTTCTCACTATCAGCGTCCGGGGCTTCTGCTGCTGAATGGCGTCCTGTACATTGCTTTCGGTTCAGTGAACGACAATGGCGCATGGCACGGCTGGATCTTGTCGTATAAGGGAGCGAACTTACAGCAAATCGATGCATTTTGTACTACGCCGAACGGCGCCTCGGGCGGCATCTGGATGGGAGGAGCTGGATTGGCGGCGGAGGTAAACAGTTCGACCAGCGCGTATGGCAGGATGTTTCTTACGACTGGGAACGGCACCTTTTCGGCGAACTCTCCTTATACAAGTGCGATGAGTTATGGGATGTCTGTCCTGAACCTCGATCTCACCGGCGGGGTGATGACCGTGAAGGACGAGTTCACCCCTTTCAATGAGGCGAAGCTCGATGGGGAAGACGGGGACATTGGCTCAGGCGGCCTTGTGCTTCTGCCTGCTCAAACCCTCCAGTCAGGAGGCACCCTGAATCCACTTGTGCAAATGGGGAAGTCCGGGATGATCTATATACTCAATCGCAACAATCTTGGCGGCTTCAATGCTTCGGGTGATCGGGTGGTTCAGGAGGTGCAGACGCCGGAGTCCGGCTCTGAGAACTGGGGTACTGGCATCTGGGGACAGCCTGCTTTTTGGAACAACAATATCTACTTCGGAGGAGTTCAATACGCTGGTTCTTCCTCCGGGACGAATAACAGCCTAACTGCTTATTCCTTCGTCAACGGCTTGCTATCCAATACTCCAGTGAGCACCACCGCCGAGCAGTTCGCGTATCCCGGGCCGACGCCGTCGGTCTCGGCGAACGGCACATCGAACGGGATTGTCTGGGTGCTGAAGAATGACGCATACACCACTGGAGGCGATGGGGTCATGCTTGCCTACGACGCCACCAATCTCGAAAACCTGCTGTATTCAACCAATGCAAATCTCTCTCGCGACGATCCGGGCGGCGCGGTCAAGTTTACGGTGCCGACGGTCGCTAACGGCAAGGTGTATGTGGGAGCAACGAATCTTATCGATATCTACGGTTTGCTCAGCAGCGAGCCGACTGCACCTGCGCCCAATATTACGCCTTCCGCCCGGTTCACCGGATCGCAGAGTGTGTCGATGTCCGATTCAGTAGCCACATGCAACATCTATTACACCACCGACGGCTCGATTCCGACTGCATCCTCTACCTTGTACACGGGAACCTTCAAGATCACCGCCAGCGAAACCATAAACGCCATCTGCAGCGCGACCGACTACCTGCAAAGCCCGGTGTCTTCGTCGACCTTCTCTTCGACCGCCAACGCTGCGAACCCGGTGTTTTCGCTTGCCGGCGGTACATACTCGGGGACACAGATGCTGACCATCACCGATAGCTCGGCCGGTGCGACCATCTACTACACCGTGAATGGGGCGACTCCGACGACTTCGTCGGCGGTTTACAAAAACCCAATCCCAATTTCGATTTCGGAGACGGTACAAGCGATGGCGATCGCCCCTGGCCTGCTTTCGAGTTCAACGATCAGCGCTTCCTACACGATCAATCCGGTCTACACGATCGACTTCAGCAATGGCTTCTCCCAGGCGCAGGGCCCGATGCAGTTCAATGGAAGCACCGATCTTGACGACTTCCGCTTGCAACTAACCAACGGGGGCCAGAATGAAACCGGCAGCGCTTTCTATGCGATGCCAGTGAATGTGCAGGCATTTACGACAGATTTCACCTTCCAGCTCTCCAACCCTGCGGGCGACGGCATCACCTTCACCATCCAAAACTCCGGTCCAACAGCGCTGGGCTCGGCCAAGTCCGATCTCGGATACACAACGATTCAACACAGCATGTGCATCAAGTTCGACCTTGTCGATAAAGCCGGACAAGGTCCGGATGGCACGGGGCTGTTTACGAACGGCAATACTCCTAGATCAACCGAGATCGATATGACCGGAACCGGCATAGACCTGCACAGCGGCGACTATATCAGCGCCCACATGACCTATGATGGGCTGAACCTAGTGATGACCCTGACCGACGATTTTACCTTGGCCACCTGGTCTCACTCTTTTCCAATCAATATCCCGGCTGTGGTGGGCAGCAAGACGGCTTACGTTGGCTTCACCGGATCCACGGGTGGTCAAACGGCAAGCCAGAAGCTCACTTACTGGACATACTTAGCGGGACAACCGGTGGTACCGAACTATCCTGTTGGGTTCGATGGGATCGGTCTCGCGTTAAACGGGAACTCTTCAGTTGCGGGAACGGCTTTGCATCTGACCACCAACGCAACGAACCAGACATCGAGTGCTTTCTTCGGAGTGCCGGTGAACGTGACGGCTTTCACGAGTGACTTCGATTTCCAATTCAGCAATGCGGTGGCGGAAGGCTTCGCATTCGTGATCCAAAACGCCAGCCCTACCGCGCTTGGAAGCGGAGGTGGAGGGTTAGGATACGCAACTATCCCAACGAGCACAGCGATCAAGTTCGACATCTTCAGCGATGCCGGTGAAGGCACCGACTCCACCGGTGTTTACGCGAATGGCGCAATGCCGACCGTGCCTGCCGTCAACCTCACCCCAACCAACGTGGTCATTGGAAACGGTGATGTGTTTCACGTGCACGTCACCTACGATGGCAAGACCCTGACCTGGACACTTACCGACATCGGCTCAGCCTCCCATCACGACACTACCCAGAGCACCAGCATCAGCATCCCACAGACGATAGGAAGCAATACTGCTTACATCGGGTTCACGGGCTCGACTGGCTCTAAGACAGCAATCGAGAATATTCTGGATTGGACCTACAGCAATCCTTAG
- a CDS encoding glycosyltransferase family 4 protein, which yields MRPIFINGRFVTQRVTGTQRYAHELLDQLDVLLTRSASPPSVTMLVPRSNGPLPSYRKIRLSQVGRFSGQLWEQFELPFYARGGILVTLVGGSPVLHRRNILTIHDAAVFASPQSFSRGFRLWYQFLYRRMCHKALQVLTVSHFSKAELIKHCKADPEKITVTYLGSEHALRPTPEPGVLTSNRLRPFKYVLAVSSRNPSKNLPGLLGALPYLADTDFDVAIAGQSYKKVFGELRISGDRVRDLGYVNESELRSLYEHAACFAFPSFYEGFGLPPLEALALGCPAVVANTGSMAEVFGPVAFLCDPHDSSTIAEMIRLASETPQEQREGYRAFANGFRWSECATITWSVIFQYAQD from the coding sequence TTGAGACCCATCTTTATCAATGGGCGTTTTGTGACGCAACGGGTAACGGGAACTCAGCGATATGCTCACGAACTTCTGGATCAACTGGATGTTCTGCTGACCCGTTCCGCGTCGCCACCCTCCGTCACTATGCTGGTGCCAAGGTCCAATGGTCCTCTACCTAGTTATCGCAAGATCCGCTTGTCGCAGGTGGGACGATTTTCTGGCCAGTTGTGGGAGCAGTTCGAACTGCCTTTCTATGCCCGTGGAGGCATACTCGTCACGCTCGTGGGCGGTTCTCCTGTTCTTCACCGGCGCAATATTCTAACGATTCATGATGCCGCCGTTTTTGCTTCCCCGCAAAGCTTTTCGCGTGGATTCCGTCTCTGGTATCAATTCCTTTATCGCCGAATGTGTCACAAGGCGTTGCAGGTATTGACTGTCTCGCACTTTTCCAAAGCGGAACTAATTAAACACTGCAAGGCCGATCCCGAAAAAATCACAGTGACTTACCTGGGTTCTGAGCATGCTTTGCGGCCCACACCCGAACCCGGTGTGCTCACCTCGAACCGGCTACGTCCTTTTAAGTACGTGTTAGCGGTGAGTTCAAGAAATCCCAGCAAGAACCTGCCTGGCCTGCTGGGCGCGCTTCCTTACCTTGCCGATACCGACTTCGATGTGGCAATCGCGGGGCAGAGCTATAAGAAGGTCTTTGGGGAATTGCGGATCTCCGGAGACAGGGTACGGGACCTGGGTTATGTGAACGAATCCGAGTTGCGCAGCCTTTATGAGCACGCCGCCTGTTTTGCCTTTCCGTCCTTTTACGAAGGGTTTGGTCTACCACCGCTGGAAGCTCTAGCCCTCGGCTGCCCGGCCGTGGTGGCCAATACCGGGTCCATGGCTGAGGTTTTCGGCCCGGTTGCGTTCCTGTGTGATCCCCATGACTCGTCCACGATAGCGGAGATGATCCGGCTGGCCAGCGAAACTCCCCAGGAGCAGCGGGAAGGTTACCGCGCATTCGCCAATGGATTTCGTTGGAGCGAATGTGCGACAATCACGTGGTCGGTGATCTTTCAGTATGCTCAAGATTGA
- a CDS encoding GumC family protein: MNTVPEKDLNLRDFLKVFDRRRSLIFRIAAVIFVVAVLACIFMTREYTATGVIQLDKTASDGMGLENLMGSGSAGAVDALTLNIELETTSDILQSEGLALKVINDLNLENNEDFKPHFNPIGWVMGLVSPGGPADPANASLENSPGRRRRVLRVWAKYLKVKVNAGTRLIDVGFTNRDPKVAAAVVNHLTQALMDYEFQTRVSATNAVSQGLEGQLAGLRKHSEDLQAKVVALQQTSGLFGVTGTDAQGNNTVTSPALQNLDKSTAQLSQATMNRVLKQAVYDVVRTGDPEAISQLSGTQMSAEGGQGVMNSLSLIQSLRQQESSLQGQIEQESTKFGPAYPRLIQDKASLAAVQQSLKDEIARIAGRAKADYEVAVRAEEGAKQAYDSDRGAAEKLNSQGVEYQILSKEADQSQQLYQDLLKRLKEAGIVQGLRSSDLTIVDTASPPAKPSKPNVPLYLALGLVGGFFLGGCAALLIDALDGSIQGTEDIEAMNLPVLGLVPQIKLDEAQPGKLLLDSEYSVYGEAVRGLRSTLLESHSGKQAQVLLVTSSSPREGKSALALNLAVSQAQFKKKVLLVEADMRRPVLRKILGLSGTEGLSDLLGNPEATVAPQILPDHMNLHCLPAGPIPAHPAEMLGSERMQFLMREWRRDYDFIVLDCPPVLPVTDAQYLEGMADATFLVARAGSTSKIALQRAYQLLYRHVKDPQNPRIGVVLNFISLRSAAYYGYYGYRGDPKYEYEKVGTLDK, translated from the coding sequence GTGAATACCGTCCCCGAAAAAGACTTGAATCTTCGCGACTTTCTGAAGGTGTTTGATCGCAGAAGGAGCCTGATATTCCGTATCGCTGCCGTGATCTTCGTAGTGGCTGTGTTGGCGTGTATTTTCATGACCAGAGAGTACACCGCGACTGGTGTCATTCAACTGGATAAGACTGCTTCAGACGGCATGGGTTTGGAGAATCTCATGGGCAGCGGGTCGGCTGGCGCTGTCGATGCCTTGACATTGAACATTGAGCTGGAGACGACCTCCGATATTTTGCAGTCCGAAGGTTTGGCGCTCAAGGTAATCAATGATCTCAACCTTGAGAACAATGAGGATTTCAAGCCCCACTTCAACCCGATTGGATGGGTGATGGGGCTGGTTTCGCCCGGCGGTCCTGCCGATCCGGCGAACGCTTCTTTGGAAAATTCCCCGGGGCGCCGCCGCCGTGTCCTTCGAGTGTGGGCGAAGTATCTGAAGGTCAAAGTCAATGCCGGTACCCGGCTGATCGATGTTGGCTTCACCAACCGCGATCCGAAGGTCGCAGCGGCGGTTGTCAACCATCTCACCCAGGCGCTGATGGATTACGAGTTCCAGACTCGCGTTTCGGCGACCAATGCGGTCTCTCAGGGATTGGAAGGTCAGCTCGCCGGTCTGCGGAAACACAGCGAGGATTTGCAGGCGAAGGTGGTTGCTCTGCAGCAGACTTCCGGTCTGTTTGGCGTCACCGGAACTGATGCGCAGGGCAACAACACGGTCACCAGCCCGGCGTTGCAAAATCTGGATAAATCGACAGCGCAGCTCTCTCAGGCCACAATGAACCGGGTGCTGAAGCAGGCAGTTTATGACGTCGTAAGAACTGGCGACCCGGAGGCGATTTCCCAATTGAGCGGCACTCAGATGAGCGCAGAGGGCGGCCAGGGCGTGATGAATTCGCTTAGCCTGATCCAAAGCCTCCGGCAGCAAGAGTCTAGCCTGCAAGGCCAGATCGAGCAGGAATCTACCAAGTTCGGGCCTGCTTATCCGCGGCTCATTCAGGACAAAGCTTCGCTGGCCGCCGTTCAGCAATCGCTCAAGGACGAAATTGCCCGAATCGCGGGCCGGGCGAAGGCCGACTATGAAGTTGCGGTCCGGGCTGAAGAAGGTGCCAAGCAGGCCTACGATTCCGATCGAGGCGCGGCGGAGAAACTCAACAGTCAGGGGGTTGAGTACCAGATCCTGTCGAAAGAGGCGGATCAAAGCCAGCAACTTTATCAGGACTTACTCAAGCGCTTGAAGGAAGCCGGGATTGTGCAGGGGCTGCGCTCCTCGGACCTCACGATCGTCGACACGGCCAGCCCTCCAGCAAAACCCAGCAAGCCGAATGTGCCGTTATATCTCGCGCTCGGGTTGGTAGGGGGATTTTTTCTGGGCGGCTGCGCGGCGCTTCTTATCGATGCGCTGGATGGCAGTATTCAAGGTACCGAAGACATCGAGGCCATGAATCTTCCTGTGCTCGGTCTCGTTCCTCAGATCAAGCTGGATGAGGCTCAACCGGGAAAGCTGCTGCTTGACTCAGAATATTCGGTGTACGGGGAGGCGGTACGGGGACTCCGCTCGACGCTGCTCGAATCCCACAGTGGCAAGCAGGCGCAGGTTCTCCTGGTGACCAGCAGCAGTCCCAGGGAAGGGAAGTCGGCACTCGCTCTGAATCTGGCAGTCTCGCAGGCGCAATTCAAGAAGAAAGTCCTGCTTGTCGAAGCAGACATGCGGCGTCCGGTGTTGCGAAAGATCCTCGGCCTATCCGGGACGGAGGGGCTTAGCGACCTGCTGGGCAATCCTGAGGCGACGGTAGCGCCGCAGATCCTCCCCGACCACATGAATCTCCACTGCTTGCCGGCGGGGCCGATCCCCGCTCACCCGGCGGAGATGCTCGGCTCTGAACGGATGCAGTTTCTGATGCGCGAATGGCGGCGGGACTACGACTTTATCGTGCTCGATTGTCCGCCAGTACTTCCCGTTACAGATGCGCAATATCTAGAGGGGATGGCCGACGCCACCTTCCTGGTGGCACGAGCAGGGTCCACATCGAAGATTGCTCTCCAGCGTGCCTATCAGCTCTTATACCGGCATGTGAAGGACCCGCAGAATCCCAGGATCGGCGTGGTGCTTAACTTCATCTCGCTGCGCTCGGCTGCCTACTATGGATACTATGGCTACCGCGGCGACCCAAAATACGAGTATGAAAAGGTCGGAACTTTGGATAAGTAG
- the rfbB gene encoding dTDP-glucose 4,6-dehydratase produces MQDSFVSKQPILVTGGAGFIGSNFVLDWIRKESGPVVTLDKLTYAGNLGNLASLESEPRHTFIRGDIRDADLVASLLQRYTPRAVVHFAAESHVDRSITDPGEFVSTNVNGTLNLLQQSRTYWETLSGEEREAFRFLHVSTDEVYGTLGPNDPAFTEQTPYAPNSPYAASKAGSDHLVRAYHHTYGFPTLTTNCSNNYGPFQFPEKLIPLVLLKALDGEPLPVYGDGQNVRDWLYVLDHCEGIRTVLEKGKLGETYNIGGSNERKNIDVVTTICDILDELQPSASIGSRRKLITYVKDRPGHDRRYAIDATKIRREIGWTPKTSFEPGIRATVEWYLANLDWVKDVRSGAYMDWLELNYKER; encoded by the coding sequence ATGCAAGACAGCTTTGTCTCGAAACAACCTATCCTGGTAACTGGCGGCGCAGGGTTCATAGGCTCCAACTTTGTCCTCGACTGGATACGCAAAGAGTCCGGCCCCGTCGTCACGCTCGATAAGCTGACTTATGCCGGTAACCTGGGAAATCTGGCAAGTCTCGAGAGTGAACCGCGTCACACCTTCATACGCGGAGACATTCGCGACGCCGACCTTGTTGCTTCCTTGCTGCAGCGTTACACGCCTCGAGCGGTAGTGCACTTCGCCGCTGAAAGCCACGTCGATCGCTCGATTACCGATCCAGGCGAGTTTGTGAGCACGAACGTAAATGGAACGCTAAACCTACTGCAGCAGAGCCGCACCTATTGGGAAACACTAAGTGGGGAAGAGCGGGAAGCGTTCAGGTTCCTTCATGTTTCCACCGACGAGGTCTATGGGACTCTCGGTCCGAACGACCCAGCTTTCACTGAGCAGACTCCCTATGCGCCCAACAGTCCTTATGCAGCGTCGAAAGCAGGATCGGACCACTTAGTCCGTGCTTATCATCACACCTACGGATTTCCGACTCTGACCACCAACTGCTCTAATAACTATGGGCCTTTCCAGTTTCCCGAGAAGCTGATCCCACTCGTCCTCTTGAAAGCACTGGATGGCGAGCCACTGCCAGTATATGGCGATGGACAAAATGTCCGCGACTGGCTCTATGTGCTCGATCATTGCGAGGGGATACGCACTGTTCTCGAGAAGGGAAAGCTGGGAGAGACTTATAACATCGGTGGAAGCAATGAAAGAAAGAACATCGATGTGGTCACGACAATTTGCGACATTCTCGACGAGTTACAGCCGAGCGCATCCATTGGTTCGCGGCGCAAGCTGATTACCTATGTCAAGGACCGGCCAGGCCACGACCGGCGCTACGCTATCGACGCCACGAAGATTCGCCGGGAGATTGGTTGGACTCCGAAGACATCTTTCGAGCCCGGGATCCGCGCGACCGTCGAGTGGTATCTGGCAAACCTTGACTGGGTAAAAGATGTACGCTCCGGCGCCTATATGGATTGGCTGGAGTTGAACTACAAGGAGCGATAA